One part of the Acidimicrobiia bacterium genome encodes these proteins:
- a CDS encoding MFS transporter — protein sequence MAEARQVPLPGLEPSDGKVPIDPSLGSDQGERVGFRVRIFGSPQFFHLWLTQVASSIGDWLGFLAIASLAAYIGGQKGAATAVGLVMSARIIPGFFFGAASGVVADRFDRKRVMVCCDLGRAAVLLTLPFVDTVFGLVVASLVLECFTLLWTPAKEASVPNLVPASHLTTANSLSLVAAYGTMPIAAGLFSVLAGISAALGKIDAFDALRTNQVGLAFYVDAATFLLSAFMISKLTLPKNERKASADGRRMDFGQAFHELKEGWKFIFVNPVVRAVNVGLATGLVGGGMLVPLGPIFADQVLDAGTAGFGLLIFALGCGVAVGVVLLSVFQRHIPKARVFTWSVFGAGASLILAASMSALGAASLFVGMMGVCAGSVYVLGFTLLHESVDDELRGRIFSALYTLARFCVLIAFAVGPFLAAALGRLSQNLFGGAVDIGGVSVAIPGVRLTLWLAGVIILGAGVLAVLSLRAGQAYTVALSDESPSALDKFLLQEGAELVSGLTAPITESRRNYEREAKEHEADE from the coding sequence ATGGCGGAAGCGCGCCAGGTGCCGCTGCCCGGGCTCGAACCCTCGGACGGCAAAGTGCCCATCGACCCCAGCCTTGGCAGCGATCAAGGCGAAAGGGTCGGTTTCCGCGTCCGGATATTCGGCTCGCCCCAGTTCTTCCACCTCTGGCTCACGCAGGTGGCCTCCTCCATCGGTGACTGGCTGGGATTCCTCGCCATCGCGTCCTTGGCTGCCTATATCGGTGGTCAGAAGGGCGCGGCTACGGCGGTGGGGTTGGTGATGTCGGCGCGCATCATCCCCGGCTTCTTCTTCGGTGCCGCATCGGGGGTGGTCGCCGATCGATTCGACCGCAAACGCGTGATGGTGTGCTGCGACCTCGGACGAGCGGCGGTGTTGCTCACCCTTCCCTTCGTCGACACGGTGTTCGGCCTAGTCGTCGCCTCGTTGGTGCTGGAGTGTTTCACCCTGTTGTGGACCCCAGCGAAGGAAGCGTCGGTGCCCAACCTCGTGCCGGCCAGCCACCTCACTACGGCCAATTCACTGTCACTGGTGGCTGCCTACGGCACGATGCCTATCGCCGCCGGGTTGTTCTCGGTGCTTGCCGGTATCAGCGCGGCCCTGGGCAAGATCGACGCCTTTGACGCCTTGCGCACCAATCAGGTCGGCCTGGCCTTCTACGTGGATGCCGCTACCTTCCTGCTCTCGGCCTTCATGATTTCCAAACTCACCCTCCCGAAGAACGAGCGCAAGGCTTCGGCGGACGGGCGGCGCATGGATTTCGGCCAGGCCTTCCACGAACTCAAGGAGGGGTGGAAGTTCATTTTTGTGAACCCCGTCGTGCGGGCAGTGAACGTGGGTCTCGCCACTGGACTGGTGGGTGGGGGCATGTTGGTGCCGCTCGGACCGATCTTCGCTGATCAGGTACTCGATGCCGGCACGGCGGGCTTCGGGCTGTTGATCTTTGCGCTCGGTTGCGGTGTGGCGGTGGGAGTGGTGCTGCTGTCGGTGTTCCAGCGCCACATCCCCAAGGCGCGGGTCTTCACCTGGTCGGTGTTCGGGGCGGGCGCGTCCCTCATCCTGGCGGCTTCGATGTCGGCGCTCGGCGCCGCCTCGTTGTTCGTCGGGATGATGGGGGTGTGCGCCGGGTCGGTCTACGTCCTGGGGTTCACCCTGTTACACGAGAGCGTGGACGACGAACTGCGAGGTCGGATCTTCTCGGCGTTGTACACGCTGGCGCGCTTCTGTGTGCTTATCGCTTTTGCGGTGGGCCCCTTCCTCGCCGCTGCCTTGGGGCGGCTGAGTCAGAACTTGTTCGGCGGCGCAGTGGATATTGGTGGGGTGAGTGTGGCCATCCCCGGGGTGCGTCTCACCTTGTGGCTGGCTGGCGTGATCATCCTGGGGGCGGGGGTGCTGGCGGTGTTATCGCTCCGGGCCGGACAGGCCTACACCGTTGCGCTGAGCGACGAATCCCCCAGTGCTCTCGACAAGTTTCTGCTGCAAGAGGGTGCCGAACTGGTTTCCGGTCTCACGGCGCCCATTACTGAATCTCGCCGCAACTATGAGCGTGAGGCAAAGGAACACGAGGCCGACGAATGA
- the topA gene encoding type I DNA topoisomerase: protein MAKPLVIVESPAKARTIEGFLGGEFTVLASMGHIRDLSPKGLSVDVDNDFAVEYLVHASKKDVIAKLRKALKGADQLYLATDEDREGEAISWHLLEVLKPTVPVKRMVFHEITKAAIEQAIAESRDIDYGLVDAQESRRIVDRLYGYPLSEVCWRKIRQGLSAGRVQSPSVRLVVERERERMAFVAAGYWDLSAAFPTDPAFTASLATIDGHRVAGSRDFNAQGGTKRDDIAILDEVSAARLQSGLADQAFAVANTETKPYSSRPKPPFITSTLQQVGGSRLRMSSRQVMSLAQGLYEDGYITYMRTDSTTLSGTAIAAARKVIGSQFGPDYLTDTPRAYAKKSKNAQEAHEAIRPAGDTFRTPDQLRGELRGDQLRLYELIYQRTVASQMPDARGNTVTVRIGATTADGVATEWTASGRTITFPGWQAVYGFKGEDDAEESGDDTARLPNLEQGQALPNPLVQAAGHTTQPPFRYTEATLVKMLEEKGIGRPSTYASTMETIQARGYVWKKGQALVPTTDAFAVVKLLEDHFSHLVDYEFTARMEDDLDEIAGGRQARLPWLTHFWFGDDGRGVKGLKDKALEEADAEAINTIPLGVDDDGVPIVLRNGRYGPYLKRGEETASIPEDLPLDELTMERAVEILSAPKGGEPLGEDPDTGLPVFAKSGRFGPYVQLGDAETLPDGVKPKMSSLFQTMSLSTLTLNDALALLRLPRLVGAHPADGGDIIAANGRYGPFVKWGEETRSVDREEQLFTITVEDAVKVLAEPKKFGRRKTAPAPPLKELGNDPVSEKLVVVKDGRFGPYVTDGETNASLRKGDSVENVTIERAAELLQIRRDAGPVKKTARRGATKKATKKATKATKATKATKATKATKATKKAMGIKAAPGPPRPPMPDGPATDV, encoded by the coding sequence TCGCCGTGGAATATCTGGTGCACGCCAGCAAGAAGGATGTGATCGCCAAGTTGCGGAAAGCGCTGAAGGGCGCCGACCAGCTCTATCTCGCCACTGATGAGGATCGTGAGGGCGAAGCGATCTCATGGCATCTGCTCGAGGTGCTCAAGCCGACGGTGCCGGTGAAGCGCATGGTGTTTCACGAGATCACCAAGGCGGCGATCGAGCAGGCCATTGCTGAATCCCGTGACATCGACTACGGCCTCGTCGACGCCCAAGAGAGCCGTCGTATCGTGGATCGCCTCTATGGCTATCCGCTGTCGGAGGTGTGCTGGCGAAAGATCCGCCAGGGGCTTTCCGCCGGTCGGGTGCAGTCGCCCAGCGTCCGTCTTGTGGTGGAGCGGGAACGAGAGCGGATGGCTTTTGTGGCGGCCGGTTATTGGGACCTCAGCGCCGCCTTCCCCACTGATCCAGCCTTTACGGCGTCGCTCGCCACCATCGACGGCCACCGCGTGGCCGGCAGTCGCGACTTCAACGCCCAGGGCGGCACGAAGCGCGACGACATCGCCATCCTCGACGAGGTGAGCGCGGCGCGTCTCCAGAGCGGGTTGGCGGACCAGGCCTTTGCCGTGGCGAACACCGAGACGAAGCCGTACAGCTCTCGCCCCAAGCCGCCCTTCATCACCTCAACCCTTCAGCAGGTGGGTGGTTCCCGTCTGCGGATGAGTAGCCGCCAGGTTATGAGCCTGGCTCAGGGACTCTACGAAGACGGCTATATCACCTACATGCGAACCGACAGCACCACGTTGTCCGGTACCGCCATTGCGGCCGCCCGGAAGGTGATCGGGAGTCAGTTCGGACCCGATTACCTCACCGACACGCCTCGCGCCTACGCCAAGAAGAGTAAAAACGCGCAAGAGGCCCACGAGGCTATTCGCCCGGCGGGGGACACGTTCCGGACCCCCGATCAGTTGCGGGGGGAACTCCGCGGCGATCAACTGCGGCTCTACGAACTGATCTACCAGCGCACGGTGGCGAGCCAGATGCCCGACGCCCGGGGCAACACCGTCACCGTTCGCATCGGTGCCACTACGGCCGATGGAGTGGCCACCGAGTGGACGGCATCGGGCCGCACCATCACCTTCCCCGGGTGGCAGGCGGTGTACGGATTCAAAGGCGAAGACGATGCTGAGGAGAGTGGCGACGACACGGCCAGACTGCCGAATCTGGAGCAGGGCCAGGCGTTGCCAAACCCCTTGGTGCAAGCTGCCGGTCACACCACCCAGCCCCCGTTCCGCTACACGGAGGCCACCCTGGTGAAGATGCTGGAGGAAAAAGGCATCGGCCGTCCTTCCACGTACGCATCGACGATGGAGACCATTCAGGCTCGGGGCTACGTGTGGAAAAAAGGTCAGGCTCTCGTGCCCACCACCGATGCCTTTGCGGTGGTGAAACTGCTGGAGGACCACTTCAGTCATCTGGTGGACTACGAGTTCACCGCCCGCATGGAAGACGATCTCGATGAAATCGCCGGCGGTCGTCAGGCTCGCCTTCCGTGGTTGACGCACTTCTGGTTTGGCGACGACGGCCGGGGCGTGAAGGGCCTCAAGGACAAGGCTCTTGAAGAGGCCGATGCGGAGGCCATCAACACGATTCCGCTGGGGGTCGACGACGACGGTGTCCCGATCGTTCTGCGTAACGGTCGCTACGGCCCGTACCTCAAGCGTGGTGAGGAAACGGCCTCGATCCCCGAGGATCTGCCGCTGGATGAACTCACCATGGAGCGCGCGGTGGAGATCCTCTCGGCCCCCAAGGGTGGCGAACCGCTCGGCGAGGACCCGGATACGGGCCTGCCGGTGTTCGCCAAGAGCGGACGGTTTGGGCCGTATGTGCAACTGGGCGACGCCGAGACCCTGCCCGATGGCGTGAAACCGAAGATGTCGTCGCTGTTCCAGACGATGTCGCTGTCCACGCTTACCCTCAACGATGCGCTTGCGCTGCTGCGGTTGCCGCGGCTGGTGGGTGCTCATCCCGCCGACGGTGGCGACATCATCGCGGCCAATGGCCGCTACGGGCCGTTCGTGAAGTGGGGCGAGGAAACCCGCAGCGTGGACCGCGAGGAGCAACTCTTCACCATCACGGTGGAAGATGCGGTCAAGGTGCTGGCCGAGCCGAAGAAGTTCGGCCGCCGAAAGACCGCCCCCGCCCCGCCGCTCAAGGAACTGGGGAACGACCCAGTGTCGGAGAAACTCGTGGTGGTGAAGGACGGGCGCTTCGGGCCGTACGTCACCGATGGTGAGACGAACGCCAGCCTGCGCAAGGGCGACTCGGTGGAGAACGTGACGATCGAGCGGGCTGCCGAACTTTTGCAGATTCGTCGCGATGCTGGCCCGGTGAAGAAGACGGCCCGGCGCGGCGCCACCAAGAAGGCCACCAAGAAGGCCACGAAGGCCACGAAGGCCACGAAGGCCACCAAGGCCACCAAGGCCACGAAGGCCACCAAGAAGGCGATGGGCATCAAGGCGGCCCCTGGGCCACCCCGCCCGCCGATGCCTGATGGCCCGGCTACGGACGTCTGA